The proteins below are encoded in one region of Ochotona princeps isolate mOchPri1 chromosome 24, mOchPri1.hap1, whole genome shotgun sequence:
- the TAOK2 gene encoding serine/threonine-protein kinase TAO2 isoform X3 produces MPAGGRAGSLKDPDVAELFFKDDPEKLFSDLREIGHGSFGAVYFARDVRNSEVVAIKKMSYSGKQSNEKWQDIIKEVRFLQKLRHPNTIQYRGCYLREHTAWLVMEYCLGSASDLLEVHKKPLQEVEIAAVTHGALQGLAYLHSHNMIHRDVKAGNILLSEPGLVKLGDFGSASIMAPANSFVGTPYWMAPEVILAMDEGQYDGKVDVWSLGITCIELAERKPPLFNMNAMSALYHIAQNESPVLQSGHWSEYFRNFVDSCLQKIPQDRPTSEVLLKHRFVLRERPPTVIMDLIQRTKDAVRELDNLQYRKMKKILFQEAPNGPGAEAPEEEEPTPCSQEAEPYMHRAGTLTSLESSHSVPSMSISASSQSSSVNSLADASDNEEEEEEEEEEEEEEEGPEAREMAMMQEGEHTVTSHSSIIHRLPGSDNLYDDPYQPEMAPSPPQPPAAPAPAATTSSARRRAYCRNRDHFATIRTASLVSRQIQEHEQDSALREQLSGYKRMRRQHQKQLLALESRLRGEREEHSARLQRELEAQRAGFGAEAEKLARRHQAIGEKEARAAQAEERKFQQHILGQQKKELAALLEAQKRTYKLRKEQLKEELQENPSTPKREKAEWLLRQKEQLQQCQAEEEAGLLRRQRQYFELQCRQYKRKMLLARHSLDQDLLREDLNKKQTQKDLECALLLRQHEATRELELRQLQAVQRTRAELTRLQHQTELGNQLEYNKRREQELRQKHAAQVRQQPKSLKSKELQIKKQFQETCKIQTRQYKALRAHLLETTPKAQHKSLLKRLKEEQTRKLAILAEQYDQSISEMLSSQALRLDETQEAEFQALRQQLQQELELLNAYQSKIKIRTESQHERELRELEQRVALRRALLEQRVEEELLALQTGRSERIRSLLERQAREIEAFDAESMRLGFSSMALGGIPAEAAAQGYPAPPPAPAWPSRPVPRSGAHWSHGPPPPGMPPPAWRQPSLLAPPGPPNWLGPPTQSGTPRGGALLLLRNSPQPLRRAASGGSGSENVGPPATAAVPGPLSRSTSVASHILNGSSHFYS; encoded by the exons ATGCCAGCTGGGGGCCGGGCCGGGAGCCTGAAGGACCCCGATGTGGCTGAGCTCTTCTTCAAGGATGACCCTGAAAAGCTCTTCTCTGACCTCCGGGAAATTGGCCACGGCAGCTTTGGGGCTGTGTACTTT GCCCGGGATGTCCGGAACAGCGAGGTGGTGGCCATCAAGAAGATGTCCTACAGTGGGAAGCAATCAAATGAG AAATGGCAGGACATCATTAAGGAGGTGCGCTTCCTACAGAAGCTCCGGCATCCCAATACCATTCAGTACCGGGGCTGTTACCTGAGGGAGCACACAGCATGG CTGGTGATGGAGTATTGTCTGGGTTCAGCTTCTGATCTTCTAGAAG TGCACAAGAAGCCGCTGCAGGAGGTGGAGATCGCAGCGGTGACCCACGGGGCACTTCAGGGCCTGGCCTATCTACACTCCCACAACATGATCCACAG GGATGTAAAGGCTGGGAACATTCTGCTGTCAGAGCCAGGCCTGGTGAAGCTGGGGGACTTCGGCTCCGCATCCATCATGGCACCCGCCAACTCCTTCGTGGGCACCCCGTACTG GATGGCACCAGAGGTGATCCTGGCCATGGATGAAGGGCAGTATGACGGTAAAGTGGACGTCTGGTCCCTGGGGATAACCTGCATCGAGCTGG CGGAACGGAAACCACCACTGTTTAACATGAATGCGATGAGTGCCTTATACCACATTGCACAGAATGAGTCCCCCGTGCTCCAGTCAGGACACTG GTCTGAATACTTCCGGAATTTTGTCGATTCCTGTCTCCAGAAAATTCCTCAAGACAGACCGACCTCTGAGGTTCTTCTTAAG CACCGCTTTGTGCTCCGGGAGCGGCCACCCACAGTCATCATGGACCTAATCCAGAGGACGAAGGATGCCGTGCGGGAGCTGGACAATCTGCAGTACCGCAAGATGAAGAAGATCCTCTTCCAGGAGGCACCGAATGGCCCTGGCGCAGAGGCCCCGGAGGAAGAGGAG CCCACGCCCTGTTCGCAGGAGGCGGAGCCCTACATGCACCGGGCTGGCACGCTGACCAGTCTAGAGAGTAGCCACTCAGTGCCCAGCATGTCCATCAGCGCCTCTAGCCAGAGCAGCTCAGTCAACAGCCTGGCAGATGCTTCAGAcaatgaggaggaagaagaggaggaagaggaggaggaggaggaagaggaaggcccGGAAGCCCGAGAGATGGCCATGATGCAGGAGGGGGAGCACACTGTCACCTCGCACAGCTCCATCATCCATCGGTTGCCG GGCTCCGACAACCTGTATGATGATCCCTACCAGCCAGAAATGGCCCCAAGTCCtccccagccacctgcagccccagctcctgccgcCACCACCTCCTCTGCCCGCCGCCGGGCCTACTGCCGCAACCGGGACCACTTTGCTACCATCCGCACTGCCTCCCTG GTCAGCCGGCAGatccaggagcatgagcaggacTCAGCCCTGCGGGAGCAGCTGAGTGGCTACAAGCGGATGCGGCGGCAGCACCAGAAACAGCTACTGGCACTCGAGTCGCGACTgaggggcgagcgtgaggagcaCAGCGCACGCCTGCAGCGGGAGCTTGAGGCCCAGCGGGCAGGCTTTGGGGCCgaagcagagaagctggcacGCCGGCACCAGGCCATCGGGGAGAAGGAGGCGCGCGCGGCCCAGGCTGAGGAGCGCAAGTTCCAGCAGCACATCCTAGGCCAGCAGAAGAAGGAGCTGGCCGCCCTGCTGGAGGCGCAAAAGCGCACCTACAAGCTGCGCAAGGAGCAGCTGAAGGAG GAGCTCcaggagaaccccagcaccccgAAGCGGGAGAAGGCTGAGTGGCTGCTGCGGCAGAAGGAGCAGCTGCAGCAATGCCAGGCGGAAGAGGAGGCTGGCCTGCTGCGGCGGCAGCGCCAGTACTTTGAGCTGCAGTGCCGCCAGTACAAGCGCAAGATGCTGCTGGCTCGCCACAGTCTGGACCAGGACCTATTACGAGAG GACTTGAAcaagaagcagacacagaaggactTGGAGTGTGCATTGCTGCTCCGGCAGCATGAGGCCACGCGGGAGCTGGAGCTGCGGCAGCTCCAGGCCGTGCAGCGTACCCGGGCTGAGCTCACCCGCTTGCAGCACCAGACGGAGCTAGGCAACCAGCTGGAGTACAACAAGCGGCGTGAGCAAGAGTTACGGCAGAAGCACGCGGCCCAGGTTCGCCAGCAGCCCAAGAGCCTCAAA TCTAAGGAGCTGCAGATCAAGAAGCAGTTCCAGGAGACATGCAAGATCCAGACCCGGCAATACAAGGCACTGCGCGCACACCTGCTGGAGACCACGCCCAAAGCTCAGCACAAGAGCCTGCTGAAGCGGCTCAAGGAGGAGCAGACGCGCAAGCTGGCGATCCTGGCCGAGCAGTACGACCAGTCCATCTCTGAGATGCTCAGCTCACAAGCG CTGCGGCTTGACGAGACCCAGGAAGCGGAATTTCAGGCCCTGCGGCAGCAGCTGCAACAGGAACTAGAGCTGCTCAACGCTTACCAGAGCAAGATCAAGATTCGCACGGAGAGCCAGCACGAGCGGGAGCTgcgggagctggagcagagggtAGCCCTGAGGCGGGCGCTGCTGGAGCAGCGG gtggaagaggagctgctggcccTGCAGACTGGGCGCTCTGAGCGAATCCGGAGTTTGCTTGAGCGGCAGGCCCGAGAGATTGAGGCCTTCGATGCTGAGAGTATGAGGCTGGGCTTCTCCAGTATGGCTCTGGGGGGCATCCCAGCTgaggctgctgcccagggctaccccgccccaccccctgccccagcctggccctcccgcCCTGTTCCCCGCTCTGGGGCACACTGGAGCCACGGCCCTCCTCCACCAGGCATGCCTCCCCCAGCCTGGCGCCAGCCATCTCTACTGGCTCCCCCAGGTCCACCAAACTGGCTGGGACCCCCAACACAGAGTGGGACACCCCGCGGGGgagccctgctgctgctcagaAACAGTCCCCAGCCCCTGCGGCGGGCAGCCTCCGGGGGTAGTGGCAGCGAGAATGTGGGCCCCCCTGCCACCGCCGCAGTGCCGGGGCCCTTGAGCCGCAGCACCAGTGTTGCCTCCCACATCCTCAATGGCTCCTCTCACTTCTACTCCTGA
- the TAOK2 gene encoding serine/threonine-protein kinase TAO2 isoform X4, whose amino-acid sequence MPAGGRAGSLKDPDVAELFFKDDPEKLFSDLREIGHGSFGAVYFARDVRNSEVVAIKKMSYSGKQSNEKWQDIIKEVRFLQKLRHPNTIQYRGCYLREHTAWLVMEYCLGSASDLLEVHKKPLQEVEIAAVTHGALQGLAYLHSHNMIHRDVKAGNILLSEPGLVKLGDFGSASIMAPANSFVGTPYWMAPEVILAMDEGQYDGKVDVWSLGITCIELAERKPPLFNMNAMSALYHIAQNESPVLQSGHWSEYFRNFVDSCLQKIPQDRPTSEVLLKHRFVLRERPPTVIMDLIQRTKDAVRELDNLQYRKMKKILFQEAPNGPGAEAPEEEEEAEPYMHRAGTLTSLESSHSVPSMSISASSQSSSVNSLADASDNEEEEEEEEEEEEEEEGPEAREMAMMQEGEHTVTSHSSIIHRLPGSDNLYDDPYQPEMAPSPPQPPAAPAPAATTSSARRRAYCRNRDHFATIRTASLVSRQIQEHEQDSALREQLSGYKRMRRQHQKQLLALESRLRGEREEHSARLQRELEAQRAGFGAEAEKLARRHQAIGEKEARAAQAEERKFQQHILGQQKKELAALLEAQKRTYKLRKEQLKEELQENPSTPKREKAEWLLRQKEQLQQCQAEEEAGLLRRQRQYFELQCRQYKRKMLLARHSLDQDLLREDLNKKQTQKDLECALLLRQHEATRELELRQLQAVQRTRAELTRLQHQTELGNQLEYNKRREQELRQKHAAQVRQQPKSLKSKELQIKKQFQETCKIQTRQYKALRAHLLETTPKAQHKSLLKRLKEEQTRKLAILAEQYDQSISEMLSSQALRLDETQEAEFQALRQQLQQELELLNAYQSKIKIRTESQHERELRELEQRVALRRALLEQRVEEELLALQTGRSERIRSLLERQAREIEAFDAESMRLGFSSMALGGIPAEAAAQGYPAPPPAPAWPSRPVPRSGAHWSHGPPPPGMPPPAWRQPSLLAPPGPPNWLGPPTQSGTPRGGALLLLRNSPQPLRRAASGGSGSENVGPPATAAVPGPLSRSTSVASHILNGSSHFYS is encoded by the exons ATGCCAGCTGGGGGCCGGGCCGGGAGCCTGAAGGACCCCGATGTGGCTGAGCTCTTCTTCAAGGATGACCCTGAAAAGCTCTTCTCTGACCTCCGGGAAATTGGCCACGGCAGCTTTGGGGCTGTGTACTTT GCCCGGGATGTCCGGAACAGCGAGGTGGTGGCCATCAAGAAGATGTCCTACAGTGGGAAGCAATCAAATGAG AAATGGCAGGACATCATTAAGGAGGTGCGCTTCCTACAGAAGCTCCGGCATCCCAATACCATTCAGTACCGGGGCTGTTACCTGAGGGAGCACACAGCATGG CTGGTGATGGAGTATTGTCTGGGTTCAGCTTCTGATCTTCTAGAAG TGCACAAGAAGCCGCTGCAGGAGGTGGAGATCGCAGCGGTGACCCACGGGGCACTTCAGGGCCTGGCCTATCTACACTCCCACAACATGATCCACAG GGATGTAAAGGCTGGGAACATTCTGCTGTCAGAGCCAGGCCTGGTGAAGCTGGGGGACTTCGGCTCCGCATCCATCATGGCACCCGCCAACTCCTTCGTGGGCACCCCGTACTG GATGGCACCAGAGGTGATCCTGGCCATGGATGAAGGGCAGTATGACGGTAAAGTGGACGTCTGGTCCCTGGGGATAACCTGCATCGAGCTGG CGGAACGGAAACCACCACTGTTTAACATGAATGCGATGAGTGCCTTATACCACATTGCACAGAATGAGTCCCCCGTGCTCCAGTCAGGACACTG GTCTGAATACTTCCGGAATTTTGTCGATTCCTGTCTCCAGAAAATTCCTCAAGACAGACCGACCTCTGAGGTTCTTCTTAAG CACCGCTTTGTGCTCCGGGAGCGGCCACCCACAGTCATCATGGACCTAATCCAGAGGACGAAGGATGCCGTGCGGGAGCTGGACAATCTGCAGTACCGCAAGATGAAGAAGATCCTCTTCCAGGAGGCACCGAATGGCCCTGGCGCAGAGGCCCCGGAGGAAGAGGAG GAGGCGGAGCCCTACATGCACCGGGCTGGCACGCTGACCAGTCTAGAGAGTAGCCACTCAGTGCCCAGCATGTCCATCAGCGCCTCTAGCCAGAGCAGCTCAGTCAACAGCCTGGCAGATGCTTCAGAcaatgaggaggaagaagaggaggaagaggaggaggaggaggaagaggaaggcccGGAAGCCCGAGAGATGGCCATGATGCAGGAGGGGGAGCACACTGTCACCTCGCACAGCTCCATCATCCATCGGTTGCCG GGCTCCGACAACCTGTATGATGATCCCTACCAGCCAGAAATGGCCCCAAGTCCtccccagccacctgcagccccagctcctgccgcCACCACCTCCTCTGCCCGCCGCCGGGCCTACTGCCGCAACCGGGACCACTTTGCTACCATCCGCACTGCCTCCCTG GTCAGCCGGCAGatccaggagcatgagcaggacTCAGCCCTGCGGGAGCAGCTGAGTGGCTACAAGCGGATGCGGCGGCAGCACCAGAAACAGCTACTGGCACTCGAGTCGCGACTgaggggcgagcgtgaggagcaCAGCGCACGCCTGCAGCGGGAGCTTGAGGCCCAGCGGGCAGGCTTTGGGGCCgaagcagagaagctggcacGCCGGCACCAGGCCATCGGGGAGAAGGAGGCGCGCGCGGCCCAGGCTGAGGAGCGCAAGTTCCAGCAGCACATCCTAGGCCAGCAGAAGAAGGAGCTGGCCGCCCTGCTGGAGGCGCAAAAGCGCACCTACAAGCTGCGCAAGGAGCAGCTGAAGGAG GAGCTCcaggagaaccccagcaccccgAAGCGGGAGAAGGCTGAGTGGCTGCTGCGGCAGAAGGAGCAGCTGCAGCAATGCCAGGCGGAAGAGGAGGCTGGCCTGCTGCGGCGGCAGCGCCAGTACTTTGAGCTGCAGTGCCGCCAGTACAAGCGCAAGATGCTGCTGGCTCGCCACAGTCTGGACCAGGACCTATTACGAGAG GACTTGAAcaagaagcagacacagaaggactTGGAGTGTGCATTGCTGCTCCGGCAGCATGAGGCCACGCGGGAGCTGGAGCTGCGGCAGCTCCAGGCCGTGCAGCGTACCCGGGCTGAGCTCACCCGCTTGCAGCACCAGACGGAGCTAGGCAACCAGCTGGAGTACAACAAGCGGCGTGAGCAAGAGTTACGGCAGAAGCACGCGGCCCAGGTTCGCCAGCAGCCCAAGAGCCTCAAA TCTAAGGAGCTGCAGATCAAGAAGCAGTTCCAGGAGACATGCAAGATCCAGACCCGGCAATACAAGGCACTGCGCGCACACCTGCTGGAGACCACGCCCAAAGCTCAGCACAAGAGCCTGCTGAAGCGGCTCAAGGAGGAGCAGACGCGCAAGCTGGCGATCCTGGCCGAGCAGTACGACCAGTCCATCTCTGAGATGCTCAGCTCACAAGCG CTGCGGCTTGACGAGACCCAGGAAGCGGAATTTCAGGCCCTGCGGCAGCAGCTGCAACAGGAACTAGAGCTGCTCAACGCTTACCAGAGCAAGATCAAGATTCGCACGGAGAGCCAGCACGAGCGGGAGCTgcgggagctggagcagagggtAGCCCTGAGGCGGGCGCTGCTGGAGCAGCGG gtggaagaggagctgctggcccTGCAGACTGGGCGCTCTGAGCGAATCCGGAGTTTGCTTGAGCGGCAGGCCCGAGAGATTGAGGCCTTCGATGCTGAGAGTATGAGGCTGGGCTTCTCCAGTATGGCTCTGGGGGGCATCCCAGCTgaggctgctgcccagggctaccccgccccaccccctgccccagcctggccctcccgcCCTGTTCCCCGCTCTGGGGCACACTGGAGCCACGGCCCTCCTCCACCAGGCATGCCTCCCCCAGCCTGGCGCCAGCCATCTCTACTGGCTCCCCCAGGTCCACCAAACTGGCTGGGACCCCCAACACAGAGTGGGACACCCCGCGGGGgagccctgctgctgctcagaAACAGTCCCCAGCCCCTGCGGCGGGCAGCCTCCGGGGGTAGTGGCAGCGAGAATGTGGGCCCCCCTGCCACCGCCGCAGTGCCGGGGCCCTTGAGCCGCAGCACCAGTGTTGCCTCCCACATCCTCAATGGCTCCTCTCACTTCTACTCCTGA
- the TAOK2 gene encoding serine/threonine-protein kinase TAO2 isoform X2, which translates to MPAGGRAGSLKDPDVAELFFKDDPEKLFSDLREIGHGSFGAVYFARDVRNSEVVAIKKMSYSGKQSNEKWQDIIKEVRFLQKLRHPNTIQYRGCYLREHTAWLVMEYCLGSASDLLEVHKKPLQEVEIAAVTHGALQGLAYLHSHNMIHRDVKAGNILLSEPGLVKLGDFGSASIMAPANSFVGTPYWMAPEVILAMDEGQYDGKVDVWSLGITCIELAERKPPLFNMNAMSALYHIAQNESPVLQSGHWSEYFRNFVDSCLQKIPQDRPTSEVLLKHRFVLRERPPTVIMDLIQRTKDAVRELDNLQYRKMKKILFQEAPNGPGAEAPEEEEEAEPYMHRAGTLTSLESSHSVPSMSISASSQSSSVNSLADASDNEEEEEEEEEEEEEEEGPEAREMAMMQEGEHTVTSHSSIIHRLPGSDNLYDDPYQPEMAPSPPQPPAAPAPAATTSSARRRAYCRNRDHFATIRTASLVSRQIQEHEQDSALREQLSGYKRMRRQHQKQLLALESRLRGEREEHSARLQRELEAQRAGFGAEAEKLARRHQAIGEKEARAAQAEERKFQQHILGQQKKELAALLEAQKRTYKLRKEQLKEELQENPSTPKREKAEWLLRQKEQLQQCQAEEEAGLLRRQRQYFELQCRQYKRKMLLARHSLDQDLLREDLNKKQTQKDLECALLLRQHEATRELELRQLQAVQRTRAELTRLQHQTELGNQLEYNKRREQELRQKHAAQVRQQPKSLKVRAGQRPLGLPLPTPGALGPPSPDMPSQEQLCSAGHEAVLDQRMLGEEEEEEEEAVPERRILGKEGSTSEPEEQGTWGEESVACNPSPQKHGNLVDEAVWDPPEDNGEELRVLSVSPEERSIVGQEEAGVWRVWEKDEGLLEEELELGWDQGPPLTPVPEEEEEEEDGAPVGTPRDPGDGCPSPDIPPEPPPPHLRPGPVSQLPGLLSHGLLAGLSFAVGSSSGLLPLLLLLLLPLLAAQGGGGLQAALLALEVGLVGLGASYLLLCTALHLAPSLFLLLAQGTALGAVLGLSWRRGLLGVPLGLGAAWLLAWPGLALPLAAVAAGGKWVQQQGPRMRRAVSRLWLRILLRLSPVVFRALQGCGAIGDRGLFTLYPKTNKDGFRSRLPVPGPRRAHARSFHPLALLAKVWALCKGWNWRLARASQSLASRLPPWAIHTLASWGLLRGERPSRIPRLLPRSLRRLGPPSSRQPPPGSVAGRRARARPSRALPPWR; encoded by the exons ATGCCAGCTGGGGGCCGGGCCGGGAGCCTGAAGGACCCCGATGTGGCTGAGCTCTTCTTCAAGGATGACCCTGAAAAGCTCTTCTCTGACCTCCGGGAAATTGGCCACGGCAGCTTTGGGGCTGTGTACTTT GCCCGGGATGTCCGGAACAGCGAGGTGGTGGCCATCAAGAAGATGTCCTACAGTGGGAAGCAATCAAATGAG AAATGGCAGGACATCATTAAGGAGGTGCGCTTCCTACAGAAGCTCCGGCATCCCAATACCATTCAGTACCGGGGCTGTTACCTGAGGGAGCACACAGCATGG CTGGTGATGGAGTATTGTCTGGGTTCAGCTTCTGATCTTCTAGAAG TGCACAAGAAGCCGCTGCAGGAGGTGGAGATCGCAGCGGTGACCCACGGGGCACTTCAGGGCCTGGCCTATCTACACTCCCACAACATGATCCACAG GGATGTAAAGGCTGGGAACATTCTGCTGTCAGAGCCAGGCCTGGTGAAGCTGGGGGACTTCGGCTCCGCATCCATCATGGCACCCGCCAACTCCTTCGTGGGCACCCCGTACTG GATGGCACCAGAGGTGATCCTGGCCATGGATGAAGGGCAGTATGACGGTAAAGTGGACGTCTGGTCCCTGGGGATAACCTGCATCGAGCTGG CGGAACGGAAACCACCACTGTTTAACATGAATGCGATGAGTGCCTTATACCACATTGCACAGAATGAGTCCCCCGTGCTCCAGTCAGGACACTG GTCTGAATACTTCCGGAATTTTGTCGATTCCTGTCTCCAGAAAATTCCTCAAGACAGACCGACCTCTGAGGTTCTTCTTAAG CACCGCTTTGTGCTCCGGGAGCGGCCACCCACAGTCATCATGGACCTAATCCAGAGGACGAAGGATGCCGTGCGGGAGCTGGACAATCTGCAGTACCGCAAGATGAAGAAGATCCTCTTCCAGGAGGCACCGAATGGCCCTGGCGCAGAGGCCCCGGAGGAAGAGGAG GAGGCGGAGCCCTACATGCACCGGGCTGGCACGCTGACCAGTCTAGAGAGTAGCCACTCAGTGCCCAGCATGTCCATCAGCGCCTCTAGCCAGAGCAGCTCAGTCAACAGCCTGGCAGATGCTTCAGAcaatgaggaggaagaagaggaggaagaggaggaggaggaggaagaggaaggcccGGAAGCCCGAGAGATGGCCATGATGCAGGAGGGGGAGCACACTGTCACCTCGCACAGCTCCATCATCCATCGGTTGCCG GGCTCCGACAACCTGTATGATGATCCCTACCAGCCAGAAATGGCCCCAAGTCCtccccagccacctgcagccccagctcctgccgcCACCACCTCCTCTGCCCGCCGCCGGGCCTACTGCCGCAACCGGGACCACTTTGCTACCATCCGCACTGCCTCCCTG GTCAGCCGGCAGatccaggagcatgagcaggacTCAGCCCTGCGGGAGCAGCTGAGTGGCTACAAGCGGATGCGGCGGCAGCACCAGAAACAGCTACTGGCACTCGAGTCGCGACTgaggggcgagcgtgaggagcaCAGCGCACGCCTGCAGCGGGAGCTTGAGGCCCAGCGGGCAGGCTTTGGGGCCgaagcagagaagctggcacGCCGGCACCAGGCCATCGGGGAGAAGGAGGCGCGCGCGGCCCAGGCTGAGGAGCGCAAGTTCCAGCAGCACATCCTAGGCCAGCAGAAGAAGGAGCTGGCCGCCCTGCTGGAGGCGCAAAAGCGCACCTACAAGCTGCGCAAGGAGCAGCTGAAGGAG GAGCTCcaggagaaccccagcaccccgAAGCGGGAGAAGGCTGAGTGGCTGCTGCGGCAGAAGGAGCAGCTGCAGCAATGCCAGGCGGAAGAGGAGGCTGGCCTGCTGCGGCGGCAGCGCCAGTACTTTGAGCTGCAGTGCCGCCAGTACAAGCGCAAGATGCTGCTGGCTCGCCACAGTCTGGACCAGGACCTATTACGAGAG GACTTGAAcaagaagcagacacagaaggactTGGAGTGTGCATTGCTGCTCCGGCAGCATGAGGCCACGCGGGAGCTGGAGCTGCGGCAGCTCCAGGCCGTGCAGCGTACCCGGGCTGAGCTCACCCGCTTGCAGCACCAGACGGAGCTAGGCAACCAGCTGGAGTACAACAAGCGGCGTGAGCAAGAGTTACGGCAGAAGCACGCGGCCCAGGTTCGCCAGCAGCCCAAGAGCCTCAAAGTACGTGCAGGCCAGCGCCCCCTGGGCCTCCCGCTCCCCACTCCTGGTGCTCTGGGACCACCCAGCCCAGACATGCCTAGCCAAGAGCAACTCTGCTCAGCTGGCCACGAGGCAGTCCTGGACCAAAGGATgttgggagaggaggaggaagaggaggaggaagccgttccagagaggaggattttgggaaaggaagggagcaCCTCGGAGCCAGAGGAGCAAGGGACCTGGGGGGAAGAGTCAGTAGCCTGTAACCCTAGCCCCCAGAAACATGGGAATCTAGTCGATGAGGCAGTTTGGGATCCACCTGAGGATAATGGGGAGGAACTCAGGGTCTTGTCCGTGTCGCCTGAGGAGAGGAGCATtgtgggccaggaggaagccgGGGTGTGGAGGGTGTGGGAGAAGGATGAGGGCCTtctggaggaggagctggagcttGGCTGGGACCAGGGCCCGCCACTGACTCCTGTccctgaggaggaagaggaggaggaggacggggcTCCTGTTGGGACCCCCAGGGACCCTGGAGATGGCTGTCCGTCTCCAGACATCCCTCCTGAGCCCCCTCCACCCCATCTGCGGCCTGGCCCTGTTAGCCAGCTGCCTGGACTCTTGTCGCACGGCCTCCTGGCCGGCCTGTCCTTTGCAGTGGGCTCATCCTCTGGTCTTTTGCccctactgttgctgctgctgctccccctcCTGGCGGCCCAGGGTGGGGGAGGCCTGCAGGCAGCGCTGCTGGCCCTGGAGGTGGGGCTAGTTGGCCTGGGGGCCTCCTACTTACTGCTGTGTACTGCTCTCCACCTGGCCCCAAGTTTGTTCCTGCTCCTCGCCCAGGGCACTGCCCTGGGAGCCGTTCTGGGACTGAGCTGGCGCCGAGGCCTTCTGGGTGTGCCTTTGGGCCTGGGAGCCGCCTGGCTCCTAGCATGGCCAGGCTTGGCTCTacctctggcagctgtggccgCAGGGGGCAAATGGGTGCAGCAGCAGGGCCCCCGCATGCGCCGGGCTGTCTCCCGACTTTGGCTGCGGATTCTGCTACGCCTGTCACCCGTGGTCTTTCGGgccctgcagggctgtggggctATAGGGGATCGGGGCCTGTTTACACTCTACCCCAAGACCAACAAGGATGGCTTCCGCAGCCGCCTGCCTGTCCCTGGGCCCCGGCGAGCTCATGCCCGCTCCTTCCATCCACTAGCCCTGTTGGCCAAGGTTTGGGCCTTGTGCAAGGGCTGGAACTGGCGCCTGGCACGGGCCAGCCAGAGTTTAGCTTCCCGCTTGCCCCCTTGGGCTATCCACACACTGGCCAGCTGGGGCCTGCTGCGGGGTGAACGACCCAGCCGGATTCCCCGGCTACTGCCACGCAGCTTGCGCCGACTGGGGCCCCCATCCTCCCGCCAGCCTCCGCCAGGGAGTGTGGCTGGGCGGAGAGCCCGAGCCCGCCCATCCCGGGCCCTGCCTCCCTGGAGGTAG